The Anaerolineae bacterium sequence TGTTCGTATCATATTTGCTGGTGATCGCTACCGGCATGGTGGTGCTGGCGCTGACGGTACAGGTCAGCGGCCGGCCGGCGTTCGACCGCCATCTGGCCGCCATGGCGCAGATGATGGGCAATGCTATGATGGGCCGACCGATGATGGGTCACATGATGACCGCCCAGTCCCTGGAAGCCGATCTATACATCAACTTTCAGAGCGCCTTGCGGGAATCGCTGGCGC is a genomic window containing:
- a CDS encoding HAMP domain-containing protein, with product MISWIRRSLSRKLFVSYLLVIATGMVVLALTVQVSGRPAFDRHLAAMAQMMGNAMMGRPMMGHMMTAQSLEADLYINFQSALRESLALATLVGVIIAVLASLFMSQQIVAPLRHLLYATRRIAAGHYSERVPAPPIPAGDELTELA